A genomic stretch from Bosea sp. F3-2 includes:
- a CDS encoding [protein-PII] uridylyltransferase: MLHDPEAGIARLFETVRRQSKTEKRQLLVAALRQLLDDGRVSAKAILTGPRGGLACAHRLSAVMDAVVIGLHKAATSYFYPADNPSQSERIAVVAVGGYGRGTLAPGSDVDLLFLFPHKQTAWGESVVESMLYPLWDLKLKVGHSVRSIDDCVREARADMTIRTALLEARFLVGDRALFDEMTRRFEAEVVEGTAAAFTEAKLAERETRVQRAGASRYLVEPNVKDGKGGLRDLNTLFWIAKYSYRVHDVRELVAAGLFDKDELQMFQRSEEFLWRVRCWLHFITGRAEERLSFDLQRQVAAAIGYVGRSGQAPVERFMKAYFLIAKDVGDLTAIVCAALEARQQKPRATLSRLFDTLAKRKRERSLGHRDFKLTSQRLNIVDDSAFERDPVNLLRLYEIASREDLAIHPDASRLVTQSLRLVTPGLRNDPEANRIFLEILTARRSPEVVLRRMNESGLLGRFIPDFGRVVAMMQFNMYHHYTVDEHLIRAIGVLAEIDAGVLEAEHPLANDIMPTIANRRALYVALFLHDIAKGRPEDHSLAGARIARKLGPRFGLTSAQTETVAWLVEHHLDMSTVAQSRDLGDPKTIESFAATVQTLERLKLLLVLTVADIKAVGPGVWNGWKGQLLRTLYYETELVLAGGHSAVERKARVTMKQDALRQRLADWSGEERDAYIARHYPAYWIKVDPDRQEKHARFLREAEQAGRTTATIVETDKFRGVTELTVLAPDHPRLLAIVTGACAAAGGNIVDAQIFTTSDGLVLDTISVSRAFDRDDDELRRAERIAAAIERALKGEIKIADLVAQRRAPPPRGQTFQVQPEVIIDNVLSTRHTVLEVSGLDRPGLLYDLTTAIGKLNLNIASAHIATFGEKAVDVFYVTDLTHAKIVSTGRQLSIRKALLDVFKLEAEKPAPAKAKVPARA, encoded by the coding sequence ATGTTGCACGATCCGGAGGCGGGCATTGCGAGGCTGTTCGAGACTGTCCGACGGCAGAGCAAGACAGAGAAGCGGCAGCTGCTGGTGGCGGCGCTGCGGCAGCTGCTCGACGACGGCCGGGTCTCGGCCAAGGCGATCCTGACGGGCCCGCGCGGCGGGCTCGCCTGCGCGCACCGGCTCTCGGCCGTGATGGATGCCGTCGTCATCGGGCTGCACAAGGCCGCGACCTCGTATTTCTACCCGGCCGACAACCCCTCGCAATCGGAGCGGATCGCGGTCGTCGCCGTCGGCGGCTACGGCCGCGGCACGCTGGCGCCGGGCTCCGACGTCGATCTGCTATTCCTCTTCCCGCACAAGCAGACGGCCTGGGGCGAGAGCGTGGTCGAATCCATGCTCTATCCGCTCTGGGACCTGAAGCTGAAGGTCGGCCATTCCGTGCGCTCGATCGACGATTGCGTGCGCGAGGCGCGAGCGGACATGACGATCCGCACCGCCCTACTCGAAGCGCGCTTCCTGGTCGGCGACCGGGCGCTGTTCGACGAGATGACCCGCCGCTTCGAGGCCGAGGTGGTCGAAGGCACGGCTGCCGCCTTCACCGAGGCCAAGCTCGCCGAGCGCGAGACGCGGGTGCAACGGGCCGGCGCGTCGCGCTATCTCGTCGAGCCCAATGTCAAGGACGGCAAGGGCGGCTTACGCGACCTCAACACGCTGTTCTGGATCGCCAAATACTCCTACCGCGTCCATGACGTGCGCGAGCTGGTCGCAGCCGGTCTCTTCGACAAGGACGAGCTGCAGATGTTCCAGCGCTCGGAGGAATTCCTCTGGCGCGTCCGCTGCTGGCTGCATTTCATCACCGGGCGCGCCGAGGAGCGGCTCTCCTTCGACCTGCAGCGCCAGGTCGCCGCCGCGATCGGCTATGTCGGCCGCAGCGGCCAGGCCCCCGTCGAGCGCTTCATGAAGGCCTACTTCCTGATCGCCAAGGATGTCGGCGACCTCACGGCCATCGTCTGCGCCGCACTGGAAGCGCGCCAGCAGAAGCCGCGCGCGACGCTCTCCCGGCTTTTCGACACCCTGGCGAAGCGCAAGCGCGAACGCTCGCTCGGTCATCGCGACTTCAAGCTGACGAGCCAGCGCCTCAACATCGTCGACGACAGCGCCTTCGAGCGCGATCCGGTCAATCTGCTCAGGCTCTATGAGATCGCGAGCCGCGAGGATCTCGCCATCCACCCCGATGCGAGCCGTCTCGTAACGCAGTCGCTCAGGCTGGTGACGCCGGGCCTGCGCAACGATCCGGAAGCCAACCGCATCTTCCTCGAAATCCTCACCGCCCGGCGATCGCCGGAGGTGGTGCTGCGTCGCATGAACGAATCCGGCCTGCTCGGTCGCTTCATCCCGGATTTCGGCCGGGTCGTGGCGATGATGCAGTTCAACATGTACCATCACTACACGGTGGACGAGCATCTGATCCGGGCGATCGGCGTGCTGGCCGAAATCGATGCCGGCGTGCTCGAGGCGGAACACCCGCTCGCCAACGACATCATGCCGACCATCGCCAACCGGCGCGCGCTCTATGTCGCCCTGTTCCTGCACGACATCGCCAAGGGCCGGCCGGAGGACCACTCGCTCGCCGGCGCCCGCATCGCCCGCAAGCTCGGCCCGCGCTTCGGCCTGACCAGCGCGCAGACCGAGACCGTGGCCTGGCTGGTCGAGCACCATCTCGACATGTCGACCGTGGCGCAGAGCCGCGATCTCGGCGACCCCAAGACGATCGAGAGCTTCGCCGCGACGGTGCAGACGCTGGAGCGGCTGAAGCTGCTGCTCGTCCTCACCGTGGCCGACATCAAGGCGGTCGGGCCCGGCGTCTGGAACGGCTGGAAGGGCCAGCTGCTGCGCACGCTCTATTACGAGACCGAGCTCGTGCTGGCGGGCGGCCATTCGGCCGTCGAGCGCAAGGCGCGCGTCACCATGAAGCAGGACGCGCTACGCCAGCGCCTTGCGGATTGGAGCGGCGAGGAGCGCGACGCCTATATCGCGCGCCACTACCCGGCCTACTGGATCAAGGTCGATCCCGACCGGCAGGAGAAGCACGCCCGCTTCCTGCGCGAGGCCGAGCAGGCAGGGCGCACGACCGCAACCATCGTCGAGACGGACAAGTTCCGCGGGGTGACCGAGCTCACGGTGCTGGCGCCCGACCATCCGCGCCTGCTTGCCATCGTCACCGGGGCCTGCGCGGCGGCCGGCGGCAATATCGTCGACGCCCAGATCTTCACCACCAGCGACGGGCTGGTGCTCGACACGATCTCGGTTTCGCGTGCCTTCGACCGCGACGACGACGAGCTGCGCCGCGCCGAGCGGATCGCGGCCGCGATCGAGCGCGCGCTCAAGGGCGAGATCAAGATCGCCGATCTGGTGGCCCAGCGTCGTGCGCCGCCGCCGCGCGGCCAGACCTTCCAGGTGCAGCCCGAGGTCATCATCGACAATGTGCTCTCGACGCGCCACACCGTGCTCGAGGTCTCCGGCCTCGACCGGCCGGGTCTGCTCTACGACCTCACCACCGCGATCGGAAAGCTCAACCTCAATATCGCCTCGGCCCATATCGCGACCTTCGGGGAGAAGGCGGTCGACGTGTTCTACGTCACCGACCTGACCCATGCGAAGATCGTCTCGACCGGACG
- a CDS encoding aliphatic sulfonate ABC transporter substrate-binding protein — MTSITRRLALAAFAAASFAAPAFAQQAPKEIRLDYATYNPVSLVLKERGVLEKALDADGIKVRWVLSAGSNKALEFLNAGSIDFGSTAGAAALIGKINGNPIKSVYVYSRPEWTALVTGAKSDITKAADLKGKRVAVTRGTDPHIFLVRALADAKLTEKDVKLVLLQHADGRLALERGDVEAWAGLDPLMAAAEVESGAKLFYRKAEDNTWGILNVREAFARENPALVRKVIAAYEQARAYALANPAELKKVLVEYTKLSEPVIERQLTRTELTHSAIGQAQIDSITAAGNALKEAGVLPAATDVKAAVDSLVDRGFIATN; from the coding sequence ATGACCAGCATCACCCGCCGCCTCGCCCTTGCCGCCTTCGCTGCGGCGTCGTTCGCCGCGCCCGCCTTCGCGCAGCAGGCGCCGAAGGAAATCCGGCTCGACTATGCCACCTATAACCCCGTCAGCCTGGTGCTGAAGGAGCGCGGCGTTCTGGAGAAAGCGCTCGATGCCGACGGAATCAAGGTCCGCTGGGTGCTATCAGCCGGATCGAACAAGGCGCTCGAATTCCTCAACGCCGGCTCGATCGATTTCGGCTCGACTGCCGGCGCCGCCGCGCTGATCGGCAAGATCAACGGCAATCCGATCAAGTCGGTCTATGTCTACTCCCGCCCCGAATGGACGGCGCTGGTCACCGGCGCCAAGAGCGATATCACCAAGGCCGCCGATCTCAAGGGCAAGCGCGTCGCCGTCACCCGCGGCACGGATCCGCATATTTTCCTGGTGCGCGCGCTCGCCGATGCCAAGCTGACCGAGAAGGACGTCAAGCTCGTCCTCCTCCAGCACGCCGATGGCCGGCTCGCGCTGGAGCGCGGCGATGTCGAGGCCTGGGCCGGGCTCGATCCGCTGATGGCGGCGGCCGAGGTTGAGAGCGGCGCGAAGCTGTTCTACCGCAAGGCCGAGGACAATACCTGGGGCATCCTCAATGTCCGGGAAGCCTTCGCCAGGGAGAACCCGGCGCTGGTGCGCAAGGTGATCGCCGCCTATGAGCAGGCGAGGGCCTATGCGCTCGCCAACCCGGCCGAGCTGAAGAAGGTGCTGGTCGAGTACACCAAGCTCTCCGAGCCGGTGATCGAACGCCAGCTCACCCGCACCGAGCTCACCCATTCCGCCATCGGCCAGGCACAGATCGACAGCATCACCGCTGCCGGCAACGCGCTGAAGGAGGCGGGCGTGCTGCCGGCTGCGACCGATGTGAAGGCGGCGGTGGATTCGCTGGTCGACCGCGGCTTCATCGCCACCAACTGA
- a CDS encoding ABC transporter permease, producing MSVLEVEAAVETREGRSAAPRRAYGLAVAGFVLPVGLAILWEWLVAAGIANGRLMPPPSVVGRTLWSLAASGEVLTHASATLWRVGAGFGLGALAGTLLGAVTGALPVARSLLDPTLQALRAIPSIAWVPLFILWLGIFEASKVALIAVGVFFPVYLGVAAAIQGIDRKIVEVGRVFRLSRLAMVRRVLLPAILPSWITALRAGLGLGFMFVVAAEIMGASEGLGYLLVDGQQLGRPDTIIAAIISFAVLGKLADGLLVAITRPFLLWQDTAHDKL from the coding sequence ATGAGCGTTCTGGAGGTCGAAGCCGCGGTCGAGACACGGGAAGGGCGGTCGGCCGCCCCCCGCCGCGCCTATGGCCTCGCGGTTGCCGGCTTCGTGCTGCCGGTCGGGCTCGCCATCCTGTGGGAATGGCTGGTCGCCGCCGGCATCGCCAACGGTCGGCTGATGCCGCCGCCCAGCGTCGTCGGCCGCACGCTCTGGAGCCTTGCCGCCTCGGGCGAGGTCCTGACCCATGCCAGCGCGACGCTCTGGCGGGTCGGGGCAGGCTTCGGCCTCGGCGCTCTGGCCGGCACGCTGCTCGGCGCCGTGACGGGAGCGCTGCCCGTCGCCCGCAGCCTGCTCGACCCGACCCTGCAGGCGCTGAGGGCGATCCCCTCGATCGCCTGGGTGCCGCTCTTCATCCTCTGGCTCGGCATCTTCGAGGCCTCGAAGGTGGCGCTGATTGCGGTCGGCGTCTTCTTCCCGGTCTATCTCGGCGTCGCCGCGGCGATCCAGGGCATCGACCGCAAGATCGTCGAGGTCGGGCGGGTCTTCCGGCTGTCGCGGCTTGCCATGGTCCGCCGGGTTCTGCTGCCGGCGATCCTGCCGAGCTGGATCACCGCGCTGCGCGCCGGCCTCGGCCTCGGCTTCATGTTCGTCGTCGCTGCCGAGATCATGGGGGCGAGCGAGGGGCTCGGCTATCTGCTCGTGGACGGCCAGCAGCTCGGCCGTCCCGACACCATCATCGCGGCCATCATCAGCTTCGCCGTGCTCGGCAAGCTGGCGGACGGGCTGCTCGTCGCCATCACGCGGCCCTTCCTCCTTTGGCAGGATACGGCGCACGACAAGCTCTGA